One Aphidius gifuensis isolate YNYX2018 linkage group LG5, ASM1490517v1, whole genome shotgun sequence genomic region harbors:
- the LOC122857760 gene encoding serine-rich adhesin for platelets-like isoform X8, which yields MSTQSGITSKGEKGKSKFQSLDINSLYRVSRGETLEQHQQKSTLPRKHGMQSLGKVPSARRPPANLPSLKSEFNNTDPAVCLVPTGGSGWATTKETTTTTSTTTTTTTDPVVQSDNIQQKSHQQQCLTTPITTQEPTLPTQQQNSSADCGNKSSWSAIMTRPGEGVSAAQQQQQQQQNLQQQQQNREMNAQYGPGPSLRPQTEGSWIQGGSRTAGGSGNGNTQVAQALPTQSSSTTPSTTQLETERVNSVQSSGIISAQPNQNQQQQQNSNQQNQQNLHHYRGLIPPFMYRGNFPPGGFPSQFPSNMSNSGPRPPRFNNNSNNNISNNNNNNDRQQGGQQRPLPLEEEIISRPIIKEEELSRMDEISHDAGWATHDDIDYNQKLAFSDDDGEGDTLMIIHKKEGNNINKKNTLSSSSSSSPPPPQQQQTTKDDVKQLEITRISTIEDNNKEIRPKDNSGHRSWYQERTVGQRDYRSNGPSSSNHNYNNNINNNNNSSSSINNSSNQSRQSLISTTISTNTATGTTNTSSIAASTTATATTTTSTTRGVEEEEVWTQRRREQGEKVASAVERARQRKEEEEKRYQESTKQAAERKLRDFEQKLKDNKIINNNNNNKLKDDDTNNVAVEISKNNNIINIQPVSSSIPLPEWERDTSDRSRTPSESKDDNNKNENYSRGNYRQDNVTRAERERDRDQRETRDRERDQREQPAFSRHFQSNLPPRFQKQQAERGVSSHFNNRMSPNSDRSISAGSSSTQYSQQYETSNSRWSSSKQSHSLPVGQRGPRIRADSELSNSHDDDNNISRSRDHPPLRRDDRYRHHGSFDSRKSYHDDGYNRNYKDDYDTDVRHSRDVWERERNFYDERNRENYRDNRDGRDTRDNRDNRDNRDTRDTRDKDYDSYNKSYRDERSVDNDWTREQQLERPQRTDSRDSRISKTRDDDNNKSTSWSHEPLSDYDDKREFNRDRRQPPGPITREKLQAAEDAQKDKRTSLIQLKRGGTTIIEHDDNNDSSKETSIPTATSTSSSSTTTTTTTNIVINKDDVWTRKTSDVELKSTAWADDSSPTFEKDDQDAADGDIDDNNDHQDDNNIDEDNEKIDKTIKYDIAELKKSIEKLNIDDSQIGNDNNHEIIDDIKDENFKDDKRDKNTRNRTNSGGSSRGASTLSSRGVSNRNWNSATNSYNMYASTRGAGWRGPESRGGRRGGSGSGSGGSGGSRMMMGRPGSAKSNASGSYPIHTDSEMSGDEMSASTEFGKEDISKKNIDSTTKIIIIDKDERNRENISRKNDDKRNNDTSYTRNDKIRTTNNYDNRREGFAPSGEPSRRGRGGFRVRGATVTGSRMEGYGPPPSKSPFSTEHTSSRSTTDDKQNTDLNETTITTNLTSETTDDKIIAKQQALNAGLTSKRGKSPINKQTNDMKNQIKKDVTKRNVRDNRRVTNTSKQTEGNEEWETTSENSEEHVDTHDKSSLHNNKGYNNNNNNQRGPCNNNSRRNTDSTRNDKSKPLVNNPQRVGQTTTSTTTTTTTSTTDNNKKNPVFNQQRPMQSQSQNGRLRNSSALSSSSSSRFDNKTSNVNMKEITVSQVDEIKLNDPNIVDQSIKDIKNKSLGKTTKSDVDYRDQANNCQSTDSSDDKTVDTDGFQEVRSKKNIKESRGQKDTTVETTKSLTHQRKDGKNDKDRERDRSKSKSNGPQATPTAVSTASVATTVAASATAAATTTTTSSTTAAVSLTTSSSSTSSSSSSSSVTQTQQNIPPLLGQTISQPPNMNQKQFDRNATRQKLPPRFQKQRLAKQQPSDSNTVESSNNKISNTSNFVKESSGSGPAPPPAINAWDKPFTSQIRENSPGLTGDVQLIPGITGQEHEQLNSAVGNQRNSPNAADKTRTTINKETDKNTSDNASSPPVQTLIFENTNYSKTTKTSTNIVNQTTSDIAVKSKFNQNHMKQYKRCTDSDDDQINSLHSQHSHHQQQQQQQQQQHQQQQQQHQQQQQHHQQQQQQQQQQQQQQHHHHHHHHHNQQQQAMAAAFSNKTNELVNDNNKNQQQQEPIQMPISSFNKTDDSADMKLDFDFNSDLSQLTDDKTKSLTMPRSIHMSGSGHSTISPSTADLNLKIASVKKVWESATMPTVVEHEDGNVVSSGGNNNTFTQSFENQDVDDNYNPHQQYNQSGMKNDITTSTNACKLVPPQIKPQQQSSGVQVTGSTVQGPSSIGPPGQSPIGHPPASGLQGPLSPPPFNTGQPSHINYQEFPQYPGSQAAQYGSMSAIPSPPAVLFNTGSGQLPAQASGLYGAFQLDQSRSPFTQYPPYGPSLQNSFNPQNLYLQHNPPPPPPPHAQNQQTPDMYQNNLSQYRINLSQPTAAPPPFGQNQQLSNNPNTVLMSSNSNSLMSASVKPASQQIGAIGTKAPHYQTQSAPQSNQVTYIPYDPNQVLGGNYMGNSALVQRPGPSVQPSANSYYSATSAGKPNIPLYVFPGSQTGFYQPGGGAQQTSTYHGLQGFNQHNQSLATGSATPVGLQNFSSQFLSNSNMQIAAAAVQQYRNPSASGGGSSSSSSSTSSLPAPANAAATFLNKHQQQEQPRQLKSPSGNQQDVLASVFSSAPQISSPKSRNCKQQSQSPHQQQQQQQQQQQQQQQQQQSSNQHHKYQHYPGVSQSALVGNYNNYVLQQNVRGMGMPRGGAIQPSQQRYPPPIQRPVVPFPQGPNNQQQQNCMPNQQQSQQQQHQQHQQQQQNQINRPRPNMHQQRNMKMQQQYYSGQGQCRNGNVKMDSNDKNDNHNDKIVDQASGNKNVTQENDSKEEVNQQNE from the exons ATGTCGACTCAGTCAGGGATAACGTCGAAGGGGGAGAAAGGAAAATCAAAATTTCAATCATTAGACATAAATAGTTTGTATCGTGTTAGTAGAGGTGAAACATTggaacaacatcaacaaaaaagtACATTACCACGTAAACATGGCATGCAAAGTTTGGGAAAGGTGCCATCGGCACGTCGGCCACCAGCAAATTTACCAAGTTTAAaaagtgaatttaataatactgatCCAGCTGTTTGTCTAGTACCAACCGGTGGTAGTGGCTGGGCAACAACaaaagaaacaacaacaacaacatcaacaacaactacaacaacaacagatcCAGTTGTTCAATCAgataat aTTCAACAAAAATCCCATCAACAACAATGTCTAACAACGCCAATTACAACACAAGAACCAACACTACCAACtcaacaacaaaattcatCTGCAGATTGTGGAAACAAATCATCATGGAGTGCAATTATGACACGACCAGGAGaag gtGTTTCGGCTgctcaacagcaacaacaacaacaacaaaacctacaacaacaacagcaaaatCGAGAGATGAATGCACAATACGGTCCTGGTCCGAGCCTACGTCCACAAA cagAAGGAAGTTGGATACAAGGTGGCAGTCGTACAGCAGGTGGTTCAGGAAATGGGAATACTCAGGTGGCCCAGGCCCTCCCAACACAATCATCCTCGACAACCCCATCAACAACACAATTAGAAACAGAACGAGTAAATTCGGTCCAATCGTCTGGCATTATTTCAGCCCAACCAAaccaaaatcaacaacaacaacaaaattcaaatcaacaaaatcaacaaaatcttCATCATTATCGTGGTTTGATACCACCATTTATGTACAGAGGGAATTTTCCACCAGGTGGTTTTCCCTCGCAATTTCCATCTAACATGAGTAACAGTGGACCACGTCCACCtcgttttaataataatagtaataataatattagtaataataataataataatgaccgTCAACAAGGTGGACAACAACGTCCATTACCTCTTGAAGAGGAAATAATATCACGTCcaataataaaagaagaagaattaTCAAGAATGGACGAAATATCACATGATGCTGGATGGGCAACAcatgatgatattgattatAATCAAAAGTTGGCATtcagtgatgatgatggtgaggGAGATACACTAAtgattatacataaaaaagaaggtaataatattaataaaaaaaatacattatcatcatcctcatcatcatcaccaccaccacctcaacaacaacaaaccaCAAAAGATGATGttaaacaattagaaataacaagaatatcaacaattgaagataataataaagaaatacgGCCTAAAGATAATAGTGGTCATAGATCTTGGTATCAAGAACGTACTGTTGGACAACGTGATTATCGTTCAAATGGTCCATCATCAAGTAaccataattataataataatattaataataataataatagtagtagtagtattaataatagtagtaaTCAATCACGTCAATCACTTATTTCTACTACTATATCTACTAATACTGCCACTGGTACTACAAATACTTCTTCTATAGCTGCTAGTACAACAGCTACagctacaacaacaacatcaacaacaagaggtgttgaagaagaagaagtatGGACACAACGACGTCGTGAACAAGGTGAAAAAGTTGCATCGGCTGTTGAACGTGCACGTCAAcgtaaagaagaagaagaaaaacgtTATCAAGAATCAACAAAACAAGCTGCTGAACGTAAATTACGTGattttgaacaaaaattaaaagataataaaattattaataataataataataataaattaaaagatgatgatacaaataatgttgctgttgaaattagtaaaaataataatattataaatattcagccggtatcatcatcaataccaTTACCAGAATGGGAACGTGATACTTCTGATAGATCACGTACACCATCAGAAAgtaaagatgataataataaaaatgaaaattattcacGTGGTAATTATAGACAAGATAATGTAACACGTGCTGAAAGAGAACGTGATCGTGATCAACGTGAAACACGTGATCGTGAAAGAGATCAACGTGAACAACCAGCATTTTCACGTCATTTTCAAAGTAATTTACCACCAAGATTTCAAAAACAACAAGCTGAACGTGGTGTATCAAGTCATTTTAATAATCGCATGTCACCAAATTCAGATAGATCAATATCAGCTGGATCATCATCAACACAATATTCACAACAATATGAAACATCAAATAGTAGATGGTCATCTTCAAAACAATCGCATTCCTTGCCAGTTGGTCAACGTGGTCCACGTATACGAGCTGATTCTGAATTATCAAATtctcatgatgatgataataatatttcacgtTCACGTGATCATCCTCCATTACGTCGTGATGATAGATATCGTCATCATGGTTCATTTGATTCACGTAAATCATATCATGATGATGGATATAATAGAAATTACAAAGATGATTATGATACAGATGTAAGACATTCACGTGATGTTTGGGAAAgagaaagaaatttttatgatgaacGTAATAGAGAAAATTATCGTGATAATCGTGATGGACGTGATACACGTGACAACCGTGATAATCGTGATAATCGTGATACACGTGACACACGTGATAAAGATTATGATtcatataataaatcatatcGTGATGAACGTTCAGTAGATAATGATTGGACTCGTGAACAACAATTAGAACGTCCACAACGAACAGATTCACGTGATTCACGTATATCAAAAACAcgagatgatgataataataaatcaacatcTTGGTCACATGAACCATTGTctgattatgatgataaacGTGAATTTAATCGTGACAGACGTCAACCACCTGGTCCAATAACACGTGAAAAATTACAAGCTGCTGAGGATGCACAAAAAGATAAACGTACATcattaatacaattaaaacGTGGTGGTACAACAATTATTGAAcacgatgataataatgattcatcaaaaGAAACATCAATACCAAcagcaacatcaacatcatcatcatcaacaacaacaacaacaacaacaaatattgttattaataaagatGATGTTTGGACACGTAAAACAAGtgatgttgaattaaaatcaACAGCTTGGGCTGATGATTCATCACCAACATTTGAAAAAGATGATCAAGATGCTGCTGATggtgatattgatgataataatgatcatcaagatgataataatattgatgaagataatgaaaaaattgataaaacaattaaatatgataTTGCTGAActgaaaaaaagtattgaaaaattaaatattgatgattcacaaattggtaatgataataatcatgaaattattgatgatattaaagatgaaaattttaaagatgataaacgtgataaaaatacaagaaatcgTACAAATAGTGGTGGTTCATCACGTGGTGCTTCAACATTATCATCTCGTGGTGTTAGTAATAGAAATTGGAATAGTGCTACAAACAGTTACAATATGTATGCATCAACACGTGGTGCTGGCTGGCGTGGACCAGAATCACGTGGGGGTAGACGTGGTGGTAGTGGTAGTGGTAGCGGTGGTAGTGGTGGCTCACGAATGATGATGGGTCGTCCAGGTTCAGCTAAAAGTAATGCAAGTGGATCATATCCAATTCATACTGATTCAGAAATGAGTGGTGATGAAATGTCTGCTTCAACTGAATTTGGTAAAGAAgatattagtaaaaaaaatattgattcaacaacaaaaattattattattgataaagacGAAAGAAATCgtgaaaatatatcaagaaaaaatgatgataaacgtAATAATGATACGTCATATACaagaaatgataaaatacgtacaacaaataattatgataatcgTAGAGAAGGTTTTGCACCATCTGGTGAACCATCACGTCGTGGACGTGGGGGGTTTCGTGTACGTGGAGCAACAGTAACTGGCAGCAGAATGGAAGGATATGGACCACCACCAAGTAAAAGTCCATTTTCAACAGAACATACATCATCACGTTCAACAACagatgataaacaaaatactgatttaaatgaaacaacaataacaacaaatttaacaagtgaaacaactgatgataaaattatagcTAAACAACAAGCATTAAATGCTGGTTTAACTAGTAAACGTGGTAAATcaccaataaataaacaaacaaatgatatgaaaaatcaaattaaaaaagatgtAACTAAAAGAAATGTACGTGATAATCGTCGTGTTACAAATACATCTAAACAAACAGAAGGCAATGAAGAATGGGAAACAACATCAGAAAATAGTGAAGAACATGTTGATACTCATGATAAATCTtcattacataataataaaggatataataataataataataatcaacgtGGCCcatgcaataataattcacgTAGAAATACAGATAGTACAAGAAATGACAAGTCAAAGCCATTAGTTAATAATCCACAAAGAGTAGGACAAACAACAACatcgacaacaacaacaacaacaacatcaacaacagataataataaaaaaaatccagtaTTTAATCAACAACGACCAATGCAAAGTCAAAGTCAAAATGGAAGACTGAGAAATTCTTCTGCAttgtcatcgtcatcatcatcaagatttgataataaaacaagtaaTGTTAATATGAAAGAAATAACAGTTTCTCAAGTTGAtgagattaaattaaatgatccaaatattgttgatcaatcaataaaagatattaaaaataaatcattaggaaaaacaacaaaatctGATGTTGATTATAGAGATCAAGCAAATAATTGTCAATCAACTGATTCATCAGATGATAAAACTGTTGATACTGATGGTTTTCAAGAAGtgagatcaaaaaaaaatattaaagaatcACGTGGACAAAAAGATACAACTGTTGAAACAACAAAATCTTTGACCCATCAACGTAAAGAtggtaaaaatgataaagatcGAGAACGTGATCGTTCAAAGTCTAAATCAAATGGTCCACAAGCAACACCAACAGCAGTATCAACAGCATCAGTTGCAACCACAGTAGCAGCttcagcaacagcagcagcaacaacaacaacgacatcATCAACCACAGCAGCAGTCTCATTGACAACATCGTCATCATCgacgtcatcatcatcatcgtcatcctCAGTAACACAGACTCAACAAAATATACCTCCTTTACTTGGTCAAACAATATCTCAACCACCTAATATGaatcaaaaacaatttgatCGTAATGCTACACGTCAAAAATTACCACCAAGATTCCAAAAACAAAGATTGGCAAAGCAACAACCATCAGACAGTAATACTGTTGAatcttcaaataataaaattagtaatACAAGTAATTTTGTTAAAGAATCAAGTGGAAGTGGTCCAGCACCACCACCAGCAATTAATGCGTGGGACAAACCATTTACAAGTCAAATACGTGAAAATTCACCAGGTTTAACTGGCGATGTGCAACTTATTCCTGGTATCACTGGACAAGAACatgaacaattaaattcaGCTGTTGGTAATCAAAGAAATTCACCAAATGCTGCTGATAAAACaagaacaacaataaataaagaaacagataaaaatacaagtgatAATGCATCATCACCACCAGTTCAAAcacttatttttgaaaatacaaattattcaaaaacaacaaaaacatcGACAAATATTGTTAATCAAACAACATCAGATATTGCTGttaaatctaaatttaatcaaaatcaTATGAAACAATATAAACGTTGTACTGATAGCGATGATGATCAAATAAATAGTCTTCATTCGCAACATTcccatcatcaacaacaacaacaacaacaacagcagcaacatcaacaacaacagcaacaacatcagcaacaacaacaacaccatcaacagcagcagcaacaacaacaacaacaacaacaacagcaacatcatcatcatcaccatcatcatcataatcagcAACAACAAGCAATGGCTGCtgcattttcaaataaaacaaatgaattggtcaatgataataataaaaatcaacaacaacaagaaccAATACAAATGccaatttcatcatttaataaaacagATGATAGTGCTGATATGAAActtgattttgattttaactctgatttatcacaattaactgatgataaaacaaaaagtttAACTATGCCACGTTCAATTCATATGAGTGGTAGTGGTCACAGTACAATATCACCATCAACTgctgatttaaatttaaaaatagcatCTGTTAAAAAAGTATGGGAATCAGCAACAATGCCAACAGTTGTTGAACATGAAGATGGTAATGTTGTAAGTAGtggtggtaataataatacatttactCAAAGTTTTGAAAATCAAGATGtcgatgataattataatccacatcaacaatataatcAAAGTGGTATGAAAAATGAcataacaacatcaacaaatgcATGTAAACTTGTTCCACCACAAATTAaaccacaacaacaatcaTCTGGTGTACAAGTTACTGGTTCAACAGTACAAGGACCAAGTTCAATTGGTCCACCAGGACAAAGTCCAATTGGTCATCCACCAGCAAGTGGTTTACAGGGACCACTTAGTCCACCTCCATTTAATACTGGTCAACCATctcatattaattatcaagaattTCCACAATATCCTGGTTCACAGGCAGCTCAATATGGCAGTATGTCTGCAATTCCATCACCACCAGctgtattatttaatactgGATCTGGTCAATTACCAGCTCAAGCAAGTGGTTTATATGGTGCATTCCAATTGGATCAAAGTAGATCTCCATTTACTCAATATCCACCATATGGTCCATCAttacaaaattcatttaatccACAAAATCTTTATCTTCAACACAatccaccacctccaccaccaccacatgCACAAAATCAACAAACTCCTGATatgtatcaaaataatttatcacaatatCGTATCAATTTATCACAACCAACAGCAGCACCACCACCATTTGgacaaaatcaacaattgaGTAATAATCCAAATACTGTGCTAATGAGCTCAAATTCAAATTCACTTATGTCAGCAAGTGTTAAACCAGCATCACAACAAATTGGTGCAATTGGTACTAAAGCACCACATTATCAAACTCAATCAGCACCACAATCAAATCAG gtaaCATATATACCTTATGATCCAAATCAAGTACTTGGTGGTAATTACATGGGTAATTCGGCACTTGTGCAGAGACCAGGACCAAGTGTACAACCATCGGCAAACAGCTATTATAGCGCCACGTCCGCCGGTAAACCTAACATACCTCTGT aTGTTTTTCCGGGTTCACAAACTGGTTTTTACCAGCCAGGTGGTGGTGCACAACAAACTAGTACCTATCATGGTCTTCAAGGATTCAATCAACATAATCAAAGTTTAGCAACTGGAAGTGCAACACCAGTTGGTTTGCAAAACTTTAGTtcacaatttttatcaaattcaaataTGCAAATAGCAGCAGCTGCTGTACAACAATATCGTAATCCAAGTGctagtggtggtggtagtagtAGTAGCAGTAGTAGTACGAGTAGTTTACCAGCACCAGCAAATGCTGCAGCAACATTTCTCAataaacatcaacaacaagaaCAACCAAGACAATTAAAAAGTCCATCTGGTAATCAACAAGATGTTCTTGCTTCTGTCTTTAGTTCAGCCCCACAAATATCATCACCAAAATCACGTAATTGCAAACAACAATCGCAATCAccacatcaacaacaacaacaacaacagcagcagcaacaacaacagcagcaacaacaacaatcgtCAAATCAACATCATAAATATCAACATTATCCCGGTGTTAGTCAGTCTGCTTTGGTAGGCAACTACAATAATTac gTATTACAACAAAACGTTAGAGGTATGGGTATGCCACGTGGTGGTGCTATTCAACCATCCCAACAACGCTATCCACCTCCAATTCAACGACCAGTTGTACCATTTCCACAAGGGCCAAACAATCAACAGCAACAAAATTGTATGCCCAATCAACAACAAtcacaacagcaacaacatcagcaacatcaacaacaacaacaaaatcaaataaatcgtCCCAGGCCAAATATGCATCAACAAAGAAATATGAAAAtgcaacaacaatattattctGGACAAGGTCAGTGTCGCAATG GTAATGTGAAGATGgattcaaatgataaaaatgataatcacaatgataaaattgttgatcaagcAAGTGGCAACAAAAATGTAACACAAGAAAATGACTCGAAGGAAGAAGTTAATCAGCAAAatgagtaa